The Streptomyces sp. NBC_00659 genomic interval CCGTTGCCGGCCGAACGGCCATCCTGGAGCCGAAGAGCCGGACACACGAACCACGGAGGCCCCATGACGGACCAGGTCACATCCCTCGAAGTGAGGCCGGCGGCGGGACACATCGGCGCCGAGATCACGGGAGTCGACCTGGCGGAACCGCTGACGGACGAGGTCGTGGCCGCGATCCGGGCGGCGGTGCTGCGCTGGAAGGTCCTGTTCTTCCGCGGCCAGCGGCTCGATCACGCCGCGCACGTCGCCTTCGCGCGCCGCTTCGGAACTCCGGTCCGTCTCCGCTCCCGGGGCAGCGCGTCGCCCGTGGAGTTCCCCGAGATCGAGACGACGGCCGACCGTCTCGAACTGGGCGGGCGCTACGGCATGGACCACGAGGAATGGCTGCGCAGGCGCCGTCACTCGCTGCTGCGCGGGTGGCACTGCGACCACGGCGCCCGGGTCGATCCGCCGGCCGCGACGATTCTGCGCGCCGACACCGTGCCCCCGTACGGCGGCGACACGACCTGGTCGAACCTGGCCGTCGCCTACGCGGGCCTCTCCGCTCCCGTGCGCGCCTTCGTCGACACCCTGCGCGCCGAGCACCGGCTCGGGGTCGGGTACCAGAGCCGGGCGGGCGACGACGCGTACGTCCGTCATCTCCTGGACCGTCAGATCGCCACCGACCACCCGCTGGTGCGGGCGCACCCGGAGACGGGTGAGCGGGTGCTGTTCGTCAACGGCTACTACATCGAGCAGATCCTGGGGGTGTCCCGGCCGGAGAGCCGGGCGCTGCTGGAGATGCTGCTGGAGCAGGCGACCCGGCCCGAGTACACGGTCCGCTTCCGGTGGGAGGCGGGCAGCGTCGCCTTCTGGGACAACCGGGCCACCATCCATCTGGCACCGAGCGACACCGCCCACCTCGACCACCCGCGGGTCATGCACCGGGTGATGCTGGCCGGTGATGTCCCGAGGGGGGTGGACGGTGAGCCGTCGGCGCCGATCGTGGGCAGCGAGCCCGGCCGCTGGTGAGCGCGGGCCGCGGGCCGGGGGCGGGACACAGCCGTCAGAAGACGCCCTGCCCGGGGACCAGGATCCCTCGCGGGTCGTACGTGTGCCGGGCGGTGGCCAGCCGTCGGTAGGCGGGGCCGAAGTGCTCGCGCCAGTCGGCCGCGTCGAAGGGGACCGAGCCGACCGGGTAGTGGGTGCCGCCCGCCGCGTGGACGGTGTCGTAGGCGGCCCGGTTGGCCGCGAGGAGACGGTCGACGGTCACGGTGTCCTCGGGCGGCGTCGTGCGCAGGACGGCCAGCAGATAGGACACCGGGTCGTCGGGAGTGCGCAGCAGCGGGGTGTGCAGGTTCTCGCGCAGCACCGGGTACAGGAGGACGACGCCGGGCCCGAGGTCGGCCGGGGTGAGGTCCGCCAGCAGGGATTCCACCAGTGCCGCCGTCGAACGGCCCGGCAGCAGCAGGTTCAGCCAGGGGTGGGCGAAGGCCCACAGGCCCGCTTCCTTGAGGGCGGCGACGGAGGGCGCGAGCCGGTCGAGGAAGTCGTAGTAGCCGAGGTCGCTCGTCTGCACGCCCGCGGGGTCGTGCCGCAGTCCGCGCAGCAGCGTGGTGTCGTCGGGGGCGGGACCGGCGGGCGGCCCGTAGGCGACGGCTTCGAGGACGTAGCCGTTGAACGCCCCGGCGGCGTCGGCGGTCACCTGGCCCTCGACGTAGGCGAAACGGCCCTCTTCGACGAGCAGCCGCTGGTCGTCGAGGAACGTGCGCAGGTCGCCGTACGTGAGGAGGTAGTGGCGTACGGTCTCGGGCGCGGGGACCAGGCGCAGCGTGGCGCCGACGATGATCGCGCACTGGCCGAGTCCGGCGAGCACGGCGTGGAACAGATCGCGGTGGCGGGTCGGGGAGCAGCGGACGAGGTCACCGGCGCCGGTGACGACCTGGAGTTCCGTCACGTTGTCGACCTGGGCGCCCTGCTGGTGGGTCTGGCCTCCGATGCCGCCGACCGAGAGGGTTCCACCGACGGAGAGTTCGAGGTAGTCGGTGAAGGTGGGCGGGGTGAGTCCGTGGGCCAGGGTGGCGTGGGCGACCTGGCTCCATCTGGCGCCCGCGCCGACGGTGACCGTCGTGCTGCCCGGCCCGACGGGACCGATGGAGGCGAGCGGCGCGGTCTCGATGACCAGGCCGCCGTCGACCTGTGCCTGCCCCTGTGTGGCGTGGCCCTGGCCGCGCGGTGCGACGGACACACCGTGCTCGTTGCAGAAGCGGACCATCGCGACGACGTCGCGCACCGAGCCCGGTCGCAGCACAGCGGCCGGACGCCGGTGGACGATGTGTCCGTAGTCGTCGGCGTCCGCCGTGAGCGAGGCGTCGTCGGTGTGCACGCTCCCGTCCAGCGGCGGAAGGCCGGCGAGCGGCCGACGGCCGGTGCCGGTCGTGGTGGCCGCCCAGCTCCGGGTGAAGGGATCGAACCCGACGACCGCGGCGCCGGCGGCGGCGAGGCCCTGAAGTGCGGTACGTCGCGAGGGTGTCCGGGGCATGCGCTCCTCCAGGGGCGGCCGCGTCGAGATCAACTGGGGCAGAGTGTAAGGGACTTGAGAGCCCTTGGGGCCGGTTGATCCGAACGGGGTCACTGGTGCGCCGGCCCGGGTCCGGCCTCGTCCGGGCGCGAGCCGACGGTCGGCCGTCGATGCCCCGCCTGCCCGGTGCCGGGCGAAACGGCAGCGTCCGCCGCCCCGGGAGGGGCGGCGGACGCGGTGGACGAAGGGCCGGGGACGGTCAGCTGGCCGCCGAGGAGCCCTTCGGCTCGTCGCCCTCGACGTCGACCGGCGTGCGGCTGTATCCCTGGAGCTCGAGCGGGCTGTTCGCCTTCGCGGCGCCGCCCTCGGCGTTCTGCCCGCCCAGGTTCTGGCGGACCGAGTCGAGGATGGTCAGACCCTGGGCGACCAGGCCGGCCGCTATCTCGCCGAGACCGTCGGCGCCGTTGAGGACGTTGACGTTGGCGCCCGCGAGACCGCCGGCCGCCTCCTTGACGATCAGGGGCAGCTGGTCGATCAGCATCCGGTCGAGCGCGACCCGGTCGTGCGAGGCGGCCGCCTCGGCCTGGATCTTCATGCGCTCGGCATCGGCGATGGCGAGCACCTTGATCCGCTCGGCCTCCGCCTCGGCCGGCTTGACGACCTCGGCGACGAGCTGCTGCTGACGCAACAGGGCGGCGCGCTGGGCGAGTTCGGTCTGCGCCGCGAGGACCTCCTGCTGGGCGTGGGCCTGGGCGAGCGGGCCCGCCTGGGCGGCCATCGCCTGTGCCCGGTCCACCTCGGCCGAGTACTCCGCCTGGACGATGGCCGTCTGCCGGGCGTACTCGGCCTGGTTGCGAGCCGCCACCTGCTGCGCCTCGACGGACGCCTGCGTGGCCTGCGCCTGGGCGATCTGGGCCTGACGCTGGATGGCCGCCTTGTGCGGCGCGGACATCGCGTCGATGTAGCCGGTGTCGCCGTCGTCGATCGACTGGATCTGGAGCGAGTCGACGATCAGGCCGATCTTCGCCATCTCCAGCTTCGAGGTGTCGAGGACCT includes:
- a CDS encoding SPFH domain-containing protein is translated as MFGYRVPAPDEAMLISGGRRGLGGAPFRVVTGHGKFVLPVFRKTRFLTLSMCEAEVTETCVTKQGISLHVRAVIAFKVGNDTESIINAGQRFLSDQDQMSVLTGRIFAGHLRSIIGSMTVEEIVTERQKLAAEVLDTSKLEMAKIGLIVDSLQIQSIDDGDTGYIDAMSAPHKAAIQRQAQIAQAQATQASVEAQQVAARNQAEYARQTAIVQAEYSAEVDRAQAMAAQAGPLAQAHAQQEVLAAQTELAQRAALLRQQQLVAEVVKPAEAEAERIKVLAIADAERMKIQAEAAASHDRVALDRMLIDQLPLIVKEAAGGLAGANVNVLNGADGLGEIAAGLVAQGLTILDSVRQNLGGQNAEGGAAKANSPLELQGYSRTPVDVEGDEPKGSSAAS
- a CDS encoding FAD-binding protein yields the protein MPRTPSRRTALQGLAAAGAAVVGFDPFTRSWAATTTGTGRRPLAGLPPLDGSVHTDDASLTADADDYGHIVHRRPAAVLRPGSVRDVVAMVRFCNEHGVSVAPRGQGHATQGQAQVDGGLVIETAPLASIGPVGPGSTTVTVGAGARWSQVAHATLAHGLTPPTFTDYLELSVGGTLSVGGIGGQTHQQGAQVDNVTELQVVTGAGDLVRCSPTRHRDLFHAVLAGLGQCAIIVGATLRLVPAPETVRHYLLTYGDLRTFLDDQRLLVEEGRFAYVEGQVTADAAGAFNGYVLEAVAYGPPAGPAPDDTTLLRGLRHDPAGVQTSDLGYYDFLDRLAPSVAALKEAGLWAFAHPWLNLLLPGRSTAALVESLLADLTPADLGPGVVLLYPVLRENLHTPLLRTPDDPVSYLLAVLRTTPPEDTVTVDRLLAANRAAYDTVHAAGGTHYPVGSVPFDAADWREHFGPAYRRLATARHTYDPRGILVPGQGVF
- a CDS encoding TauD/TfdA dioxygenase family protein, whose translation is MTDQVTSLEVRPAAGHIGAEITGVDLAEPLTDEVVAAIRAAVLRWKVLFFRGQRLDHAAHVAFARRFGTPVRLRSRGSASPVEFPEIETTADRLELGGRYGMDHEEWLRRRRHSLLRGWHCDHGARVDPPAATILRADTVPPYGGDTTWSNLAVAYAGLSAPVRAFVDTLRAEHRLGVGYQSRAGDDAYVRHLLDRQIATDHPLVRAHPETGERVLFVNGYYIEQILGVSRPESRALLEMLLEQATRPEYTVRFRWEAGSVAFWDNRATIHLAPSDTAHLDHPRVMHRVMLAGDVPRGVDGEPSAPIVGSEPGRW